In Bradyrhizobium sp. 170, the DNA window GCCGCTGTCAGTCTCACCCGCATGCCCCCGCCGCCAGAGCCGTCATTGCGAGGAGCGAAGCGACGAAGCAATCCATCTATCCCCACGCGGAGAGGTGGATTGCTTCGCTGCGCTCGCAATGACGGGGAGAGAACACACCTCCGCATTCCCGCGGCGCGTTTCGCCCGGGCTTTGCCAACCGTTTCGCCCAAACGAGAGGGCGCAGGGAATGCCGGGTGCTTGCTGCACCCGCGGTCTCGTGTGCAAGAGATGGAGGTAGAGGCGCACACGAGCATACAGGTACAGCCGGAGCACTCCGGCATCCCCTGCGCAATGGTTTTACGGCTTATGCCGAGCTCTCCCCGGAGACGAATTCCTTTTGCCTCCGTCATCGGCGAATTGACGGTGTTGGCAAGCCCGGTCGGGCTCGCAACACCTCCGCCGACTTGACGCCAGCCACGGGCGCCAGGACCACACGGTTTTGCCGTACGCTTCAGCGTCGTTCGTCTGCCGCGCCGCCGATCGCTCACGAGCTAAAGCCCGCCCTGCGATCTTATCAGCGCAGCGGGCGCTGCCGCGTCCACCGCATTCCGACCCACGTCCGTGACGATCGCGATACGCCCCTCTTGGCGGGCCGGAACGGGCGGAGTTGTAGGGCTGATTTGGGGGAGGCGAGAAGAAGTATATTTTTGCGGCGAGGAGTGGACCGGGCAAATCACGTTGATCGGGTTCAAGATATTCGTCTCATCGCGCATCGCCCTGCCGGGCTCGGCTCGTCCCCGATCATTGTCCACCGCAAAACCGCTTTAGGTCAGCCCGGCTGCATTTTCCGACTCGGTGAACCATGATCGCTTATCCAAAATTCAGCTTGGTTTGCGGGGCCAAGGCATGAGCCAGTTTTCTTTTATGTTCCTTCTCGTGACGGCGCTGACGCTTACCGTATGCGTCGGAGTGGCAGCTTGGCGCATCTCCGATGATCGGCCAGACGTTACTGGAAGCACTTCGCCGACAACTATCCACTGGCGCTGAAATCCATCTCCTCTCAGGGAACGCCCGTATAGCTACGGGCTTGCTCTCTACCGTTGGTTGCGCTTGGATGGCAGCCGGGCTGGGGTTCAAGAATGCGAAATCTGGGAATCGTGGTGCTAGGCGCCGCGCTGGCGGGCTGCGCGTCTTCGCCACCGCGGCCGCCATCGTGATCTTTTGGCCGGCAGCTTTCTTCGTCGGCGGTGACAAACAGACGGCAGCGGAACTGTCCCAGATGAAGGGGCAAATGGTGGCCGTTGAGCAAGCCTCTATCGCCAAGAAGTGCGGAATCCAATTTCAAGGGCCGCGCCCGCCGGGCACGTAGTTGAACCTCCAAATCGAGAGTCGCGAATTGCAAACTGAACAAGGTTCGCGACGATCGGCGCGACCGTCGGAATCATCGTACCTTGTTGGGAGCGACGATTGCCTCTTTGGCGAACTCTCAGGCCATCAAGCGTCAGTTTGTAGGATGGGTAGAGCGAAGCGAAACCCATCAGACTTGTTGAATGGAATAGAGGGTGGGTACTCCACCCATCCTGCGAGCTGTTGAGCCGCTTTCGTTGTCGCGTTCCTCGGCTTAAAGCCGCCGCCGCTGCCGAACTCACAGCAACAGTGTTTGAACTGGAACGATGTCCGGGCCGGAAAACTACGGGGGGTCTCGTCGCTTACTGGCACCCTCCTTGCTCTACACACGAATGTGCGTGAGCGCGTCCTGAAACTGACCGGCGGAGGCTACCGATGGCAAACTCATCTCAAATTGAAACGCTCCGGGAAACCGCAGCGGCGAACAGGTTTCAAATCGCGACACTGATCGAAAACCTGTTGCGATCGATCGAGCTACTCGCCGTTGACATCGAGCACGAAGAGACGCGCGCGGGTGTTCGCGACTTGTCTGACCCAACGTACCCGGTGTTGGCGCGGAGCCTCAGGTCGCGGAGAGATAACATTCGGGCTACCTTGGCATCGTTGGGGGCGTTGGTTCATGCATCCGAGGCGGCCTAAGACTGCGTAACGGCAGCCCGAAGGATGGGTGGAGCGAAGCGATACCCATCAATGCGCCTGCGCATGGTGTTGGCGGGTTTCGCTCCGCCGATCCTGCGCGCTACTTGGGGACTGCGCTCATGACCATCACGGCAAGAGCTGTTGCGAAGCATGATCTCAAACTGATTTGCGAGCATCGCGAGCGAATGTTCGCCGAGTCCGGCCGCACGCGCGAAGCCTTGCGGCCGATGACTGTGGCCTTCGAGCGGTGGCTTTCACCGCTGCTCGATGACGGCAGCTATTTTGGCTGGATGCTCGAAGACGCCGGGGTCGTGATCGCGGGTCTCGGCATGATGGTGATCGACTGGCCGCCGCATCCGAGCCATCCGGCCGACCATCGCCGCGCCTACATCCTCAACGTCTTCGTGGAGCCTGAGCACCGCCGCAGGGGATTGGCCAGGCGGTTGATGGCGCTGGCCGAAGAGAGAGCTCGCGAACTCGGCGTTGGCTATGCGCTCCTTCATTCGACGCGGCAGGGCCGTCCGCTTTACGAGAGCCTCGGATGGGGCCCGACGAGCGAGATGGCGATCCGCTGGGAATAAGTGCAAAGGCCGGAGGATCGAAGGAGTTGGCTCTGCGCACCGCAGAAAAACGCATCCAGAAATGGTCTTGCGTGCAAGCGTGCTACCGCAGTCGTTTCTGTCGGCCCTTGCCCAATTTGTTCCAGCGGAGCGCTGCTTTAGTTAAGGGAACTGCGGCCCTGAAAATCGATTGTTCCTGTGCTGCCTTATTGGAGGCAGGGAAATTGGAAGTGGCAATTGGAAGTGGACGGCACGGGCTTCTGCCGGAGCACTTTAATGAAAACATTTTTCAAGGTCGTCATCTGGATGGCGGCCGCCGTCACGGGTCTTGTTGTTTGGAACGTGGCTCCTGACTTTCGACCGCTAATCTCCTCGATTCTTGCGGCAGCATTCGTCTGTTACGTGTTGTCTATTATCGTTGAAGTCACCGTTAAGCGCGTCATATCGGACGAACAGCTGGAGCTTCGCAGCCGTCTTGAAGTCCTGGACCGCAAGGTCACCGCAATTCTGCGGGACGCGTCTGAACGACGCCGCGTTCGATGACAATTTGAAGCAGCGATGTGCGATGCGAGCGCTGATAAGCAGGCCAGCCTTGCTGGCGTAAACGCGCCATGAGGCCTGGTAACTTCCCCGGGCTACATTCACTCAAAAAGCAGGGCGATCAGTCCGCCGCTGAGCGCGACCAGCCAGATTAGCGAGACCACGAAGGGGACATCGTGATGTGTCATGGCTCTTCAGCCTAGCGAAAGGCCGCCGATCCTATGATCCAGCGGCGCCCCAGGTTACAATCAATTGCAAATATTTCGCCTCCTGGACCTTGGAGGATACACCCGGTGCGAGCCGCTTACCATAACATATGGTAGTTTCGGGATAAAGTGGCAAATGTCGAAGATGAAGAGCCGGGTCGACTATCACCCAGCTCACCATGAACATCTTCGCGATCGGCGGGCGATGACAAAATCGCTCAGGCCGAAGACTTTCATGCCCGCCTGAGTTGCTACCTAGCCAACGGCATCCGATCGATCGTTGTCGTGCCGGCTGCGGAGAACAGCCTGTCCGTTTGCACAAGTTCGAGGGCTTCCACGCATAAGCCGCCGAAGCTGGTCGTACGATGGCGTGCGATTTCGCGAATGAACGGAAGAGATATCGGGCCCGAAAAGCGGATCAGATTCGCAAATGCGAGCCTGCGAAACAGAAGGTCGCGAACCCGGCTCGAGTCCATTGCCCGTGCGTGAAAACTGTCCCGGGTCGGCAATGCAAGCTTGCGTCTCAATTCCCACAGTGAGCGATCTTCAGGAAAGAGCTGCACAAAAACTGAATTGGGGGAAACACCCAGGCCTCGTGCCCGCAAGGTGAAGGGACGGAGCGAACCGATGCAATGCCGGAGTTGCGCGCGTAACTGCGAGCGATCGACGTCGTTCATGCTGTCGAAATTTCGAATCGTCACATGAATGGCATCGGTGGGGTAATAGTGGTGTGAAGGATCGCGCCGCCTGAGGTCTGCCAGGATCTCGTCGATCCCGGAGGTCGCTTGTTGAGGGAGCCGGGCCACCAAGGTCAAATGCGCGGCCGCGGCCTGGCCCGATGGTGGCAGGATATGTTGCTGTCGTCGAACCGCAGACAGGCTCAGGGCTGCCATGCCAATCGCCCAAAGCGAGCCAAATCGTACTGTGTCACTCGCGAAAGCGTCGGGATTCACGATGCACTCCCCGCCTGATCCCTTACGGTAGCCGATGGCTGCCTTGTTCGAAACCAGCGGAGCTTGGCGGCTCAAGCGGCGTGCCTGGCCGCCGGCTTCACGGATTCCATCCGCCGCTGCCATAGGGGCGGGTGATGACTTCAAGGAGGTGACCGTTGAGGTCCTCGAAGTAGACACCGCGTCCGCCATCGTGGCGATTGATCTCGCCCGGCTGCTTCCGCGCCGGATCGGCCCAGTACGCAAGATTGCGTTCCCGGACCCGACCGAAAATCTCATCGAATTCGGGTTCGCTGACCAGAAACGCGTAATGCTGTGGTGCGATTTCGTCGGTGTCCATGTAATCGAGATAGGCCCCGTTCTCGGTGATGACCATCTCGAATGGCCCCCAGTGCTTCGCGGCCGGAAGGTTCAACATCTCGGTGAGGAATTTCGCCGAGGCCTTGCTGTCGCGTGCCGACAGGATGGTGTGGTTGAAATGGACCGCCATGTCGCGTCTCCCTGGATAAGCGTTATTGTCCAACAGCTCCAACGCTTAACCAGCGCACCTTCAGGTGAGTTCCATTTTGGAAATGCGCTCAAATCGCTTTCGGCTGCTGGGCAGTCCCGCAGGATGGGTAGAGCGAAAGCGAAACCCATCAATCGCGTGCGCGGAAGGGTGATGGGTATCGCTTCCGCCTTCGCTCTTTGAGCTACGGCGGACAAGCCGCTCCACCGATCCTACTTACTGATCAAGGATTGCTCGCAGTCCCTAGCGTGGATTAGCGACAGCGTAATCCACCTTTTGCCGGTTGGACGGCGGATTACGCTATCGCTCATCCGCCCTGCGGTCCTGATCCCGCGCGGTGACGGCGGCCTTATTCGCAGTAGGCCCACCTGCCATAGCCGTCGTCGCATCGTGCCCGCGCACGGTAGGGCACGGGCAGCGGCGGCCGCGGTGCATATTCCGGCGCATAGTCGTATTCCTGCGCGGAGTAACGCTCGCGAGCGTAGTGACGCTCGGGAGCGTAGTAGCGCTCGGGATAAGCGGGCGCGCGGTCGACATAGACCGGCTGCGCGGCGTAGGCGGGTCCGTACTCGCCATAGACCGCCGCCGGTGCGCGGTATGCAGGGGCCCGATATCCGTAACCGTAACCGGGTTCCGCGTAGGGCGATTGCCGATGGGCTGGTCCCGGACGCACATAGACGTTTGCGGAAGGTGCGTAGATTCCGCCCGGCGCCACGTAGACGGATGACAGGTCGCTTGCCGCGCCGGCCGCCGAGTACAGCACAACAAAGGCCAGCGTGAGCGATGATCGGTACATGTGTGTCGCCTCCAACAATGCAGCCCCGCCAGCCAGCATATGATTAATTTTCGCTAAACAATTCGCAGGGCGCAATGATATTCTTCGCGAAGAAGTGTGCCATTTCTGGACTGTGCACATCTGCATCGCGAGGACGCTGACGGAGCGCAATCAACTACACCCGTCCCACAATTGTAATTTCCGCAGGCTGCTTCCACCTTCGCTCTGGCGAGCTACGGCGGACAAGTCGTCGCTTTACTCTTGACGGCTGAAGACACGCATCCGGGAGGACCGCCCGCCATGAACGCCTTCACCATTCGAACGATGCGGCCGGACGAAATCTCGTTGGCCGTGGACTGGGCCGCGACAGAGGGCTGGAATCCGGGCTTTGCCGACGACGCGTGCTTTGCTTCCGTCGATCCGGAAGGCTTTTTCATCGGCGAACTCGATGGCGCGCCTGCGGCGATGGTCTCCTGCGTCAATTACGGTGCGAGGTTTTCCTTTCTCGGCTTTTACATCGTGCGAGCGGATTTGCGCGGCAGGGGTTTCGGCTTGCGGATATGGAATGCGGCGATCGCGCACGCCGGCGCGCGCGTGATCGGGCTCGATGGCGTGACGGCGCAGCAGGACAATTATCGAAAGTCCGGGTTCGCGCTCGCTTACGCCAACATCCGTTACGGCGGCACGGTTGCGGCCCCCGCCGCGCCGCGGGCTGAAATCATTGCGCTGTCCGATGTTCCGTTCGCGGCTGTCGAGGCGGACGACGCTACCGTGTTTCCCGCGCCGCGATCTGCGTTTCTGCGCGCCTGGATCGGTTCGCCCGGTCACGCCGGTTGCGCGCTCGTGCGGGATGGCCGGCTTGCCGGCTGGGGTGTGATCCGTCCGTGCCGGAAGGGTTTTAAGATCGGCCCGCTGGTGGCCGACGGCCGCGCCATCGCCGAAGCGGTCCTGACCGCCTTGCTCGCCAAGGTCGGCGGCGGCGAGATTTTTCTCGACGTGCCCGGCATCAACCGCGAGGCGACCGCGCTGGCGCAGGATTTTGGATTAGCGCCGGTGTTCGAGACGGCCCGCATGTATACCGGCGCGATCCCGCCGCTGCGGCTGGAGCGGGTGTTCGGCGTTACCAGTTTTGAACTGGGGTAGGTTCCCGCGATAATCAGGACACCTGCACAATCACTGGCACAATCACTGGTTCCCACGGAACGGGCAGCACACTCGCTTGTTAACGCCGATGGATCGCTTCTGTCTGCATATCATCTGCGCGAGCATTCTGCTGCTCGTGACCGCGTTTGCGCTGGGAACGCCTGGATTGAAATCGGAAGGTCCGCCCGAGAAAGCACTTTTGCTGCGGATCGCATCCCGATGAAGCGGTGCCTGCAGGAGGCAGCACGGGACCAAACGCCGCCGAGAGAAATTCTCAGTTCGGCGCTCGCGGACCGGACGGCGTAAGCCATTGCTCCATGTGGACAGCCGTTTCAGCCTGTCGCGCTCTGCGGAGCAG includes these proteins:
- a CDS encoding GNAT family N-acetyltransferase; translation: MTITARAVAKHDLKLICEHRERMFAESGRTREALRPMTVAFERWLSPLLDDGSYFGWMLEDAGVVIAGLGMMVIDWPPHPSHPADHRRAYILNVFVEPEHRRRGLARRLMALAEERARELGVGYALLHSTRQGRPLYESLGWGPTSEMAIRWE
- a CDS encoding VOC family protein; this encodes MAVHFNHTILSARDSKASAKFLTEMLNLPAAKHWGPFEMVITENGAYLDYMDTDEIAPQHYAFLVSEPEFDEIFGRVRERNLAYWADPARKQPGEINRHDGGRGVYFEDLNGHLLEVITRPYGSGGWNP
- a CDS encoding GNAT family N-acetyltransferase; its protein translation is MNAFTIRTMRPDEISLAVDWAATEGWNPGFADDACFASVDPEGFFIGELDGAPAAMVSCVNYGARFSFLGFYIVRADLRGRGFGLRIWNAAIAHAGARVIGLDGVTAQQDNYRKSGFALAYANIRYGGTVAAPAAPRAEIIALSDVPFAAVEADDATVFPAPRSAFLRAWIGSPGHAGCALVRDGRLAGWGVIRPCRKGFKIGPLVADGRAIAEAVLTALLAKVGGGEIFLDVPGINREATALAQDFGLAPVFETARMYTGAIPPLRLERVFGVTSFELG